The following is a genomic window from Rutidosis leptorrhynchoides isolate AG116_Rl617_1_P2 chromosome 8, CSIRO_AGI_Rlap_v1, whole genome shotgun sequence.
ATTGATGTGCTAATCCGCTGAATCGCGTTGTTGTCATTTGGAGGATACACAATAAATTGGTACCAATCGAGGTTATTCGCGAAATGGAAATGTCACTCTTTTATTTTATGACTTAAATCCTTATTGGGTTATTCGCGAAATGCAGATTAGTGAGGAGGAAATTGAATTCTTGACTGTTGGGGATGACCCTAATGATGACAATGTTGTTTTGAAAAAGTTTTTTCACCCAAATCTTAAGCTTTTTATAGTCACTGAAGGTCCTCATGGCTGCAGGTATTTCACCAAGCACTACAACAAAAGAGCCTTTTCCAGACGACAGGTCGTCTGGAAAGACCTTTCGCGACGACGTGTCGTCGCCAATCAGTCGTCCCTAAAGCCTCGTCGCGAAAATGTATTCCCGTCGGCCATTTTCGTCTATTCCGACGACAGGTGGGACCCACTTTGACTGACACAGTCAAAGATCAAGTGACACTTTTTTGCGACGACAATTTGCGACGAAACGTCGTTAGACACTAAAAAGTCCAACTTTGACTATTTTGACCTTTTTTGGTCAAAGTTATTATTCGCGACGACTGTTTCCCGACGACATGTCGTTGGGAAAGCCTCCAAAATATTTTTTAAACGATATTGAAAACAGCTGCGTTCCAGCAGAATACATGTATCAAGTTGAATATTGGGTCAAGTTAACATTATTTTTATGGCTTATACATGTATCAAGTTGAATATTTGTTGCAGGATTTTCATGGCAAAATTGAAGAAAATGGCCATCAAACAATTTGTATTTTAGAGAACTATGAACAAAAGCAGCCAGCAAATCTTTCCCTCATTTTTCTTCTTAGGTTTGTATGTATTATGTATATGCACTTGTACATTGAGAATTaagtaaataaaattgttatatctgttatttaaatttaaaaatacaTCTCTTTTCTTCATATCATATATACTAACTATATAAGTATAATCTGCTCAAACAACATTTCTTCAACTAGCTTCCTAACAATTTATGTAAAGAAGTCAGTATAACTGAGAAACATATTAGATTAGTTTATGTTTTGCATTAACACATAGAATCATGCACATATTGTACGATCTATTATTTCACAGCAAGATCTTGATAAGTACATAAATATGTATTTTACGAATTAAACGTATAGAACTTTTGGATTATCTTTGTTTGGTCCGTTTTTCAGGTAATCCGATGAATAATTCTGTTTCCACATCAGAACTGTCTCCATATTCCGTGATTTGTACACTTGCCACTCGTTCTTCTATCTTTTCTTTGGTTTGAATTATACACTGGCACACGAATTCAAGTTTGTTTACATCATAATTATCTTTAATCCAATAGTTTTAGGGACTCTTAAAATTAATGAATACATATCTGTGACTATGAATGCTATAGTAAATAACTTAATGAGTGTATAATTTACTATAAGCTAGATACAAGTCAGAAAAACTTACCTCCACATTTAGCATCGCATTTTGCGAAACTAGCAATTTCTCCTGAAAATTTTCATATAAAGAATTAGAAGATGCATTTTGCATATATAGTTTTTTATATATGCTTAGcagatatttttgtttttatttatataaataatactccgtagcaTAGTATATACATCTGAGATTGTCTCTTCTCATTTTTAATTAACTGTTACACACTTATAGTTATTGCTTAACTATTGTAGTGTAATGATATAAGTTTATCAAAAAGACCTTAATTAGTGATCATTTAATCATTTAATTAGTCAACAAAATAAAGGGTGATGATATTTCCCTTTTATTTTTTGATAAATTCACTCATGCCTAAGCATTAACCGTTGTTTGTATTGTACAACTAAAGAAAGCACCTCATGAGTGGAAAAATCATTACCCCAAAATAAATAGTTAAACATGCAATGTGTGACAATTGTTGGATTATTAAACTTCATGATTGTACCTTTGCTTTTAGTTCCTCAATTTGTTCCTTGTAAACTTGCATCTGAAACACCAAATAATCATATTGATCAGTCTATGAATTTCAAGTCCAATTGATTCAAAACTAGTTCTTAATTGACAGTAAAATTACTTAAACTTTATGCATAAAAATGCAACCTTTCTAGCTCGAATGATGCATACGCTTCTCTCCAATTGCTGTTCAATCTCTTGCAGTTCTTCGAGTGTGCATGATTCCAGCCCTTCTCCCAAAAGTTCTCTGTCAATTTAAATGTGTTATACtttttaatatctttttaatatctTTCTTTTAGCTAACTGCATGTTGATCGTAGTGCTATACAAGCACATTTCATGTGAAGATTAAAAGGTTTTAACAGAAAATTTGAACCTTTTTGCGAGTTCGATGTCTTCTATCTTCTTTGCCATGCTAGCTATTTCATCCCTTAACTGCTGCCACTGATGAAATTACTATATAAACGTTATCGAGAAGTTTATCTTGGGAGAATATTTAGGATAGAATTGAAACCTGAGCATTTTCTACACTCGAAGAATTGTCAGTTTGAACTTCTTTTACTTGATTTCTGTAGCGTTCGATAGTCTCTTCCATGCTGTTCAAAACACAAAATCAATTAGGTGTTGAATGAATATAGATAGTCCAAAATTAAGCATGCTAGGATTATATTATTTCTAAGAGAACAAGTTTTATTGAAGATCTAACAAAAAATAAACTCAACATGGCAGAATCATCCGTTATTAGTAATATCCTGTTATGAAATTCATGTATATCATTCTTAATTTAAGCTGTTATATATCAGTTAAAAGTGACAGTAAAGATTATCATGCTAGCTTGTATATTCATGTTGTCATGTCTACATATACTAGACTGAACTATAAATAACTTGTGACATCTTGTGTTTCTTTCACAGTTTAAAAGAACATGTTTGATTTTATATTAGTTTGTATCCAATTATATGAAAACTGCATGTAAGTTTGTATAGTATGACATTTTTAGGTAAAACTTAAAGGAGAAACCAAAAGTGTGTCTGTCTTATTCAAGTTCTCCTATTGCAGCTCAGGCTTAAACTATATATAGTAATACAATAGTGTGTAATAGTATAAACGCCACATGAAATGTACATGTACATGAGCAGGAAATTACGTGATTCAAGAATTATGTTTACTGATATCGATCGATCAGATATAGGACGCATAAAGAAGTGACATTTGAAATGGCTCAACTGGTATTGTAGTCAAGGTATGGTTGAAGCAATTAAATGTAATGCTCACCTTAATTATTGTaactacattttttttttttttttttttgaaggcaaGAATGTTAttacgaaaaaaaaaattaataattaatcagTCTTCTTAATAGACACCAACATGGCAACATAAACCTTTTATTTTAAAGTAAAAGATACATGAAAACATCAGCAATTCTGCTTTAAACTTATAAAGCTTTTGCAAAGAATACATCAATACAAGTATATTACAAAATAAGACTTTAATATGGAGATTAACAACACTGATGAAAAATATCAATATGCCGTTTTTttttacataattttttttttttgttggaataAGTACAATCTATCTTTGTTTGTCAGGATCAAAGCTAAATCTAATTGTATTGCTTAAAaatagggttaaagccaaaaataggctacaaacttacacaaatgtactgatgtcgcccacaaacccatttccgtcctactgtcgcctacaaacttataaaaaatgtgctgatgttaacatttcgttaccggttacctgctgaaccggtaaagttaattatttaactttttttttttcattttatatgtcccgatgtcgcccatatactctcagtttctgtttcgatgtatcaccgacgtgtcatCACTACTTAGAAGTCACGTAATCAATCATTTTGGTTGAcggttaaaaaaagtattttgtttatattagcacatttttataagtttgtaggcgacagtaggacagaAATGGATTTGTGAGCGACATCGGtatatttgtgtaagtttgtagcctatttttggctttaacccttaaaAATATCAATAGGTTACCTATTCCTATTAGTTTTCCAAACATTGTGGATTGTTTTGAATTAATACATGTAGACATTTGGGGACGGTATAAAACTGCTTCTATGAATGGGTCGTATTATTTTTTGTCAATTGTTGACGATTATAGTAAAGGAATATGGGTATTTTTGATGCAAAATAAGTCTGAAACTGCCCAGTTGATTATGAATTTTTATATCATGGTACAAACACAGTTTGATAAATAAATCAAACGTCTTCGCACAGATAATGGCACGGAGTTTCAATCTCGTGTCATTATGAAGAGAAGGGTATCCTTTTTGAAACATTTTGTCCTTATACACCTCAACAAAACGGGGTAGTTGAACGAAAACATCGGCACCTATTAGAGGTAAGCAGGGCTCTTCGATTTCAAGCTTCATTACCAATCGAATTTTGGGGTGATTGTGTCCTAACCGCAGCATACATCATCACCAAGTTACCGAGTAAAAACCTAAACTATAAAACTCCTCATGAAGTTTTACTAGGTAAAACACCAACCTATGATCACCTTAGAGTTTTTGGTTATCTTGCTTATGTTCATGACAACTTCTACAAACAAGATAAGTTTGGGGAGAAGGGTAGACCTTGTGTCTTTATTGGTTATCCTATGGGACAAAAGGGTTACAAGTTTTATGATTTACAAAGCAACAAGACTTGTATCATTAGGAATGTGACATTCATTGAAGATAAGTTCCCATTTGACAATGTTTATAATGGCCACAAAGTTATTCCACAACACAACTTGTCTGACACCATAGTTGACTTACAAAGGCTAACTGATGATGAAATGTACTCACAAATCATGTCCCAGCGTGAACAAAACCAAGCAGAAAGAGAGAATGAGCACCAAGAATCTCATCAAGATCATGTACAGTCTGAAGCTACAGAAGATCAAACTACAAACTTACACCACAACACCTCTCAAACCACTACTTCTACATCACAGGCACCTTCTCAAACGATCTCAGAAGGGAACAAAGTTAGAACGAGTACACATATAAAATCTAAACTAAAACATTTGCAAGATTTTGTCACTGATTTGCCTCAGTCCCTTCAGCACACGTCACTCGATTCTACTTCAAGTTCTAATGCCAATGTGGTATACCCTCTTGCCAACTACATCACATATGATAATTTCTTTAAAACTCATCAAGCTTTTTATCTGCGATTACTTTCAAAGAGGAACCTAAAACTTTCAAACAAGCTATCAATTGTACCGAATGGCAGGAAGCTATGTCAAAGGAGATACAATCACTCGAAGCTAATAACACTTGGAGTATTACTAGTTTGCCTCCAGGAAAGAAAGCAATAGACTCTAAATGGGTTTACAAGATAAAGTATAAACCAAACGGGGAAGTTGATCATTATAAGGCACGACTAGTTGCGAAAGGTTATACGCAAATTGAAGGGATTGATTTTCACGAAACATGTGCACCGGTTGCAAAACTGGTAACTATGCGATGTGCCTTAGCTATTGCAGCAAAGAAGAAGTGGATTGTACATCAAATGGATGTAAATAATGCGTTCTTACACGGAGACCTAGATGAAGAGGTATACATGAAAATACCTCAATGTTTCAATAAAGGAAGGAGCCAAATTGTTTGTAAACTTGAAAAGTCGATATATGGCTTAAAGCAAGCCTCGCAGAACTGGTATAAAAAATTTACTCGCTCTTTACATCAAATCGGCTTCAAACAATCAAATGCAGACCATGTGATGCTTGTTTATCGACAAAACAACGTTCATGTTATTGCATTAATCTACGTTGATGACATTCTCTTAATGGGAAACGACGACAAAGTAATTAATTAGGTAAAAGGGTATCTACATACGAAATTTAGCATCAAAGATCTTGGACCATTAAAGTATTTTTTGGGAATAGAAGTTGCTCGTTCTGATAGAGGTTTTGTTATTAGTCAACGAAAGTACACGTTAGATATATTAAAAGATTGTGGTGTTGAAGCTTCTCGACCAAGTAGTTTTTCAATGGAGCAAAACTTACTACTCAAGACAGATGATTCAAGTGAAGAAGTCGATGCTTCTCAGTATAGACGATTAGTGGGACGACTCTTATACCTTACTGTAGATTACTTTCTACGGATCTAGAGGTCGGTCTATGTCCGGATCTCGTGGCGGAAACACGAAATCAAGCTTAATCGAATAACGGGTCAAGCGATAAGCGTCTAAGTCGAATCTAGGTCGAATCCTAGGTTAAGACGTGGCCTGATGGTGTTATTTCGGTGGTAAAAGTGGTCGGAGACGAATGGGGACGAAGGGAATCGGAGAGGGTAGTGAGAATGCGTAACCCTAATCTGTTCCAGAGTTCCCGTATATATAATACCAGatgtcgacagtcggccgactgtagtCTTACAGTCGTCCGACTGAGCTAGTCAGTCGTTCGACTGAATCTACAGTCGTCCGACTGAAACTTCAGCAATAATAAGATTATGTAATTAATAAGAACACAAAGTAACGATTAATCATTAAGAACACATTACAAGACAGAGTTAAGCAACAACGAATAAGAACTAGGGATTCACgaatatgcaccaacaaactccccctaagacctagttctatataAAGTATCTGTCTTGTCTTCAACCCTGTATAGGATCGGCATTCATGCCTCGCAGATAGCAAACCTTGGCGACTTTGCTAAACTGTCCTGCTTGGACACGATTCTGGGGTCGATACATCATCCGACTGAAATGCAAAGTATGAATGTCAGCTTTGGAACAATTCCTGAGCCAGACCGGATCGAGAACACGGATCGTATCATTGTCATCCCCCTTCGTCTTTTCCAACACAATGACGGCTTCCTCTGAGCGATCgtcataataccaccaacgaaaacgtGGGCTAAAGTTTTGCGGCATCTTTTTCACTGGTACTTGTCTCATGTAGCGCACCGCATCATATTTCACAATCTTACGTCTTAGGCCCGTTTTCTTGTTTGTGCGATAAAAAATCTTTGGAAACTGAGGTCGGAAACCCTCGAAGTTCTTTGATTTGAAAGATGTTTTTATCCACTTTGCCAAGATATCGGAGAGTCCACTGAACTCCTGATATAACATCCGTAGCCTGGCAACTTGCATGAATTCATAGTAAGGCAGAGTCTTAAAATCCCAAGGGTTTTTCATGTAATCCACTCCACCTTCTTTCTTGATCGCATAACAATTCAACTCTTTAATCCAGGCCCAAGCTAGGACTTTCCCTTTGCCCATGTGCTCGTCCTTCTTGGTCACATACTTCAACCAATTGGGCTCGAGTTTCGGCTTTTCACAATAATTTCTGCAGCGCAAAGCAATTTTCCATTGCGCTTCCAAAACCTCTACCTTTTCTTTCAAAAACCTTACCGGCAAAAACCCTTCCGGTAACACCTCTGTTCGTTCTTTCTCTTCACACTTTCTGTTCAAAATCTCCTCATTCATTTTCTCAAAATCAGCAAAAGTAGGGAGATCATCATCAACTCCCTCATACCGTGGGTAATCCTCCACCGGTTCATCCTCTATAACAACATCATCAAAAGAATTATCGGTTTCACCAACAGGAGCAGGTTCATCAACAAAATCATCATCACTGTCTCCAACCGATTCAAAAGAATCATCATCAAAGTGGACCTTTGACGACGACGAGGCTGCATTTGCGTCAGCATATAAATTCGcttcttgctctagacgcaccagcCGATCGATGTCCTCCCTAGAGAGGTCGTGAGGAATCTCCCCCTCCTCTAAATCATCAAAAACAGAAGAATGATTTAGTTTATCTTGCATTGCTATGAACTCCGCGACAGTTATAACCTGTAACGGAGTCGGATGTAAAGGGTGGTCGGTGTCATACCCTTTTGCCACTTCCAAGTCGAGCTGTTCGTTAAAATCCCCAAACTGGCTAGGTCCACCTCTCTCTTCAATAGTCTCAACCACCTCCAGATTCTGTTCTAGTTCTTCGAGTCGTTTAATAGCCGTCTGAGCCAAAGATTCAGCCCGAGGTAGGGCTAAAGCGTGACTATCCGACGTCGCTCTCAGCTCATCTATCTCTTTCCTTTGAGCCTCAATCAACTTCTGTTGGGCCTCATAGGCTGCCCTTAACCACTTGAACTCTTCTTCACGTTTCTTCTTCTCATCTTCAGCAGCTTTTTGAAACTGCTCAAAGTTTTCACACAGCGTAGCGTATCGCTGACTTAACGAGGCTACATCAGGGTTGGTTAGGGTTAAGGTTCGAGTTGATTGAGTGGGTGGAGGTTGTGGAATTGGATCTGTTGGAGTTTGAGTGACAGGAGGTGTTTCTGTTGTAGGATTTGTTTGGGTTTGGGATTGAGATTGGATGTTTGACGAAGACTCGCCAGGTTTCAGAACTTTCTTCATTAACCTCATACGTTTAACCCTCACAGCTTTAGTTGACACTTGTGGAGTTTCCTCCATCTTTCGCTTCAACGCCTCGGCCGTTTCGGCCGGCAACTCCTCACCTTGACCACCGTCGACAGGACGATTTTCTGGCTGAGCTTGAGGCGGTTGATCAACCTCTTGCTCACCAACAACTTCAATCTCTTCCTCTACATCTGATTCACTGTCTGAGTGACGACAAGCATCACCCTCTGGACAAACGTAATTTGGATTGGCTAAGTGACCAATCAACCTCTTAAACGGAACATCAGCCGTCcccttcttcttttgttgataacgcGTTAAACCAACCGCGTTCAGGTGAATCAACTCAATAACATCCTCCTTGATTTTACACAGGTCAGGAACCTGACTATCTATTATGATCTGGAGGAATCGAGGGTACATCAGGTACTGTGACCTTGTGTCAGCCTTGAGATTGCTGACAAGGTTATCGAAAATAGTCTTCGAAAAGTTGTACGGATGATTTAACGCTAACGCAACAAACATCGAGCACAAAACCGCAGATAAACCATCGTAACCTCCCTTCAGAGGGCTCAAACAACGAAGAATCACGTAAGTTAAATAACGATACTGAGGACAGAACCGCGTCCTTTTCACAGCACCAACAACGATGTCATCCGCATACCCACATCGTTTCAAACACTTCCTGACCTTCTTCACATTTAGCATTGTCGGCATTTCATCAGAATCGGG
Proteins encoded in this region:
- the LOC139862364 gene encoding MADS-box protein SOC1-like, which encodes MVRGKTQMKRIENATSRQVTFSKRRNGLLKKAFELSVLCDAEVALVIFSPRGKLCEFASSSMEETIERYRNQVKEVQTDNSSSVENAQWQQLRDEIASMAKKIEDIELAKRELLGEGLESCTLEELQEIEQQLERSVCIIRARKMQVYKEQIEELKAKEKLLVSQNAMLNVECIIQTKEKIEERVASVQITEYGDSSDVETELFIGLPEKRTKQR